One genomic region from Equus asinus isolate D_3611 breed Donkey chromosome 10, EquAss-T2T_v2, whole genome shotgun sequence encodes:
- the TRAPPC13 gene encoding trafficking protein particle complex subunit 13 isoform X4, with translation MEVNPPKQEHLLALKVMRLTKPTLFTNIPVTCEEKDLPGDLFNQLMRDDPSTVNGAEILMLGEMLTLPQNFGNIFLGETFSSYISVHNDSNQVVKDILVKADLQTSSQRLNLSASNAAVAELKPDCCIDDVIHHEVKEIGTHILVCAVSYTTQGGEKMYFRKFFKFQVLKPLDVKTKFYNAETDEVFLEAQIQNITTSPMFMEKVSLEPSIMYNVAELNSVNQAGECVTTFGSRAYLQPMDTRQYLYCLKPKKEFAEKAGIIKGVTVIGKLDIVWKTNLGERGRLQTSQLQRMAPGYGDVRLSLEAIPDTVNLEEPFHITCKITNCSERTMDLVLEMCNTSSIHWCGISGRQLGKLHPSSSLCLALTLLSSVQGLQSVSGLRLTDTFLKRTYEYDDIAQVCVVSSAVKVES, from the exons TGATGCGGTTGACTAAGCCTACTTTATTCACCAATATTCCAGTAACATGTGAAGAGAAAGACTTACCTG GAGATCTCTTTAACCAACTCATGAGAGATGATCCTTCAACTGTAAATGGTGCAGAAATATTAATGTTGGGAGAAATGTTGACTTTACCACAGAATTTCGG GAATATATTTTTGGGAGAGACCTTTTCCAGTTATATCAGCGTTCATAATGATAGCAATCAAGTTGTAAAAGACATATTGGTAAAA GCTGATCTTCAGACAAGTTCTCAACGTTTAAATCTTTCAGCCTCCAATGCTGCAGTGGCTGAACTTAAACCTGATTGTTGTATTGATGATGTCATACACCATGAAGTAAAGGAAATTGGAACACACAT CTTGGTGTGTGCAGTGAGTTATACAACTCAGGGTggagaaaaaatgtattttagaaaattcttcaAATTTCAG GTTCTCAAACCACTGGATGTGAAAACCAAATTTTACAATGCAGAG ACTGATGAAGTGTTTCTGGAAGCCCAGATTCAGAATATTACAACCTCACCCATGTTTATGGAGAAAGTTTCATTGGAGCCATCTATAATGTATAATGTAGCAGAATTAAATTCAGTCAACCAAGCTGGAGAATG TGTAACTACGTTTGGGTCAAGAGCATATTTGCAGCCAATGGATACACGCCAGTACTTGTACTGCCTAAAGCCCAAGAAGGAGTTTGCAGAAAAAGCAGGCATCATTAAGGGAGTAACAGTAATTGGAAAATTGGATATAGTGTGGAAAACAAATCTAGGTGAAAGGGGAAGATTACAGACCAGCCAACTTCAAAGAATG GCTCCAGGCTATGGAGATGTTAGGTTGTCTTTGGAGGCAATCCCAGATACCGTAAACCTAGAAGAACCTTTTCATATTACCTGTAAAATAACAAACTGCAG TGAAAGGACTATGGATCTGGTTTTGGAAATGTGCAATACCAGTTCCATCCACTGGTGTGGTATTTCCGGAAGACAGCTCGGAAAGCTGCATCCCagttcctctctctgccttgcccTTACTCTGCTGTCTTCAGTCCAGGGACTGCAG AGCGTCTCCGGCTTAAGACTTACAGACACATTCTTAAAGAGAACATATGAATATGATGACATCGCACAAGTCTGTGTGGTATCTTCGGCCGTTAAAGTGGAAAGCTGA
- the TRAPPC13 gene encoding trafficking protein particle complex subunit 13 isoform X3 → MEVNPPKQEHLLALKVMRLTKPTLFTNIPVTCEEKDLPGDLFNQLMRDDPSTVNGAEILMLGEMLTLPQNFGNIFLGETFSSYISVHNDSNQVVKDILVKADLQTSSQRLNLSASNAAVAELKPDCCIDDVIHHEVKEIGTHILVCAVSYTTQGGEKMYFRKFFKFQVLKPLDVKTKFYNAETDEVFLEAQIQNITTSPMFMEKVSLEPSIMYNVAELNSVNQAGECVTTFGSRAYLQPMDTRQYLYCLKPKKEFAEKAGIIKGVTVIGKLDIVWKTNLGERGRLQTSQLQRMAPGYGDVRLSLEAIPDTVNLEEPFHITCKITNCSSERTMDLVLEMCNTSSIHWCGISGRQLGKLHPSSSLCLALTLLSSVQGLQSVSGLRLTDTFLKRTYEYDDIAQVCVVSSAVKVES, encoded by the exons TGATGCGGTTGACTAAGCCTACTTTATTCACCAATATTCCAGTAACATGTGAAGAGAAAGACTTACCTG GAGATCTCTTTAACCAACTCATGAGAGATGATCCTTCAACTGTAAATGGTGCAGAAATATTAATGTTGGGAGAAATGTTGACTTTACCACAGAATTTCGG GAATATATTTTTGGGAGAGACCTTTTCCAGTTATATCAGCGTTCATAATGATAGCAATCAAGTTGTAAAAGACATATTGGTAAAA GCTGATCTTCAGACAAGTTCTCAACGTTTAAATCTTTCAGCCTCCAATGCTGCAGTGGCTGAACTTAAACCTGATTGTTGTATTGATGATGTCATACACCATGAAGTAAAGGAAATTGGAACACACAT CTTGGTGTGTGCAGTGAGTTATACAACTCAGGGTggagaaaaaatgtattttagaaaattcttcaAATTTCAG GTTCTCAAACCACTGGATGTGAAAACCAAATTTTACAATGCAGAG ACTGATGAAGTGTTTCTGGAAGCCCAGATTCAGAATATTACAACCTCACCCATGTTTATGGAGAAAGTTTCATTGGAGCCATCTATAATGTATAATGTAGCAGAATTAAATTCAGTCAACCAAGCTGGAGAATG TGTAACTACGTTTGGGTCAAGAGCATATTTGCAGCCAATGGATACACGCCAGTACTTGTACTGCCTAAAGCCCAAGAAGGAGTTTGCAGAAAAAGCAGGCATCATTAAGGGAGTAACAGTAATTGGAAAATTGGATATAGTGTGGAAAACAAATCTAGGTGAAAGGGGAAGATTACAGACCAGCCAACTTCAAAGAATG GCTCCAGGCTATGGAGATGTTAGGTTGTCTTTGGAGGCAATCCCAGATACCGTAAACCTAGAAGAACCTTTTCATATTACCTGTAAAATAACAAACTGCAG CAGTGAAAGGACTATGGATCTGGTTTTGGAAATGTGCAATACCAGTTCCATCCACTGGTGTGGTATTTCCGGAAGACAGCTCGGAAAGCTGCATCCCagttcctctctctgccttgcccTTACTCTGCTGTCTTCAGTCCAGGGACTGCAG AGCGTCTCCGGCTTAAGACTTACAGACACATTCTTAAAGAGAACATATGAATATGATGACATCGCACAAGTCTGTGTGGTATCTTCGGCCGTTAAAGTGGAAAGCTGA
- the TRAPPC13 gene encoding trafficking protein particle complex subunit 13 isoform X2 codes for MEVNPPKQEHLLALKVMRLTKPTLFTNIPVTCEEKDLPGDLFNQLMRDDPSTVNGAEILMLGEMLTLPQNFGNIFLGETFSSYISVHNDSNQVVKDILVKADLQTSSQRLNLSASNAAVAELKPDCCIDDVIHHEVKEIGTHILVCAVSYTTQGGEKMYFRKFFKFQVLKPLDVKTKFYNAESDLNSVTDEVFLEAQIQNITTSPMFMEKVSLEPSIMYNVAELNSVNQAGECVTTFGSRAYLQPMDTRQYLYCLKPKKEFAEKAGIIKGVTVIGKLDIVWKTNLGERGRLQTSQLQRMAPGYGDVRLSLEAIPDTVNLEEPFHITCKITNCSERTMDLVLEMCNTSSIHWCGISGRQLGKLHPSSSLCLALTLLSSVQGLQSVSGLRLTDTFLKRTYEYDDIAQVCVVSSAVKVES; via the exons TGATGCGGTTGACTAAGCCTACTTTATTCACCAATATTCCAGTAACATGTGAAGAGAAAGACTTACCTG GAGATCTCTTTAACCAACTCATGAGAGATGATCCTTCAACTGTAAATGGTGCAGAAATATTAATGTTGGGAGAAATGTTGACTTTACCACAGAATTTCGG GAATATATTTTTGGGAGAGACCTTTTCCAGTTATATCAGCGTTCATAATGATAGCAATCAAGTTGTAAAAGACATATTGGTAAAA GCTGATCTTCAGACAAGTTCTCAACGTTTAAATCTTTCAGCCTCCAATGCTGCAGTGGCTGAACTTAAACCTGATTGTTGTATTGATGATGTCATACACCATGAAGTAAAGGAAATTGGAACACACAT CTTGGTGTGTGCAGTGAGTTATACAACTCAGGGTggagaaaaaatgtattttagaaaattcttcaAATTTCAG GTTCTCAAACCACTGGATGTGAAAACCAAATTTTACAATGCAGAG aGTGACCTCAATTCTGTg ACTGATGAAGTGTTTCTGGAAGCCCAGATTCAGAATATTACAACCTCACCCATGTTTATGGAGAAAGTTTCATTGGAGCCATCTATAATGTATAATGTAGCAGAATTAAATTCAGTCAACCAAGCTGGAGAATG TGTAACTACGTTTGGGTCAAGAGCATATTTGCAGCCAATGGATACACGCCAGTACTTGTACTGCCTAAAGCCCAAGAAGGAGTTTGCAGAAAAAGCAGGCATCATTAAGGGAGTAACAGTAATTGGAAAATTGGATATAGTGTGGAAAACAAATCTAGGTGAAAGGGGAAGATTACAGACCAGCCAACTTCAAAGAATG GCTCCAGGCTATGGAGATGTTAGGTTGTCTTTGGAGGCAATCCCAGATACCGTAAACCTAGAAGAACCTTTTCATATTACCTGTAAAATAACAAACTGCAG TGAAAGGACTATGGATCTGGTTTTGGAAATGTGCAATACCAGTTCCATCCACTGGTGTGGTATTTCCGGAAGACAGCTCGGAAAGCTGCATCCCagttcctctctctgccttgcccTTACTCTGCTGTCTTCAGTCCAGGGACTGCAG AGCGTCTCCGGCTTAAGACTTACAGACACATTCTTAAAGAGAACATATGAATATGATGACATCGCACAAGTCTGTGTGGTATCTTCGGCCGTTAAAGTGGAAAGCTGA